One genomic segment of Rubripirellula amarantea includes these proteins:
- a CDS encoding DUF481 domain-containing protein, which produces MHPHSIRTIVPSPWLTRVLLLCATWIAAPALLNHATATDLENAQPLWQTGVSTFTGSGYELPPVESLSTPAAEASKPYTMPTQPGTAAPPAIQNPYALPQALQPVAGGTTAQPSPVTQVAGYSPLSDAPTLAPPVQNDGVTDAQIVEQINNQLNSSVETPPLREEVVSWYQYPIRWMKGWDSNAEFGIDGSSGNADTLALQTGLELKRKTDAYTFAIDVDYRQASSRDVTTEDNGRFNLDYDRILGDTPWSVFGKLGLEWDKFKAFDLRLNMNSGLGYHWIRTDDTTLVTRFGAGASKEFGSPDDAWTPEAVFGLEAERQLTSRQKVKGKLDYFPAWEDFADYRLVADVSWEILLDGSENLSLKVAATDRYDSTPQGARPNDVYYSLLLLYKF; this is translated from the coding sequence ATGCACCCTCATTCCATTCGGACAATCGTCCCATCGCCGTGGCTTACCCGCGTCCTTCTACTTTGCGCGACATGGATTGCTGCTCCAGCTCTGCTTAATCACGCGACGGCTACTGACCTTGAGAACGCACAACCACTTTGGCAAACGGGCGTTTCAACGTTCACGGGTAGCGGTTACGAGTTGCCTCCGGTCGAGTCGTTGTCGACGCCCGCTGCGGAAGCGAGCAAGCCGTACACCATGCCGACTCAACCTGGGACGGCAGCTCCACCGGCGATTCAAAATCCGTACGCACTACCCCAGGCACTTCAACCTGTTGCAGGCGGCACGACGGCGCAACCTTCCCCGGTGACTCAAGTTGCCGGATACAGCCCATTGAGCGACGCTCCTACGCTGGCTCCGCCCGTGCAGAACGATGGCGTTACCGATGCCCAGATCGTCGAACAAATCAACAATCAACTGAACTCTTCAGTAGAGACTCCACCTTTACGCGAAGAAGTCGTTTCCTGGTACCAGTATCCGATCCGCTGGATGAAGGGCTGGGACTCGAATGCCGAGTTTGGCATCGACGGCAGCAGCGGCAACGCTGATACGCTAGCCCTGCAAACCGGTTTGGAACTAAAACGCAAAACCGATGCCTACACATTCGCGATCGACGTGGACTACCGACAAGCCAGCAGCCGCGATGTGACAACCGAAGACAATGGCCGCTTCAACCTCGATTACGACCGAATTCTTGGCGATACGCCATGGTCGGTGTTCGGCAAGCTGGGGCTTGAATGGGACAAGTTCAAGGCGTTTGATCTTCGATTGAACATGAACTCTGGTTTGGGATACCACTGGATCCGGACCGACGACACGACACTGGTCACCCGCTTCGGTGCTGGTGCGTCGAAGGAATTTGGATCTCCTGATGACGCCTGGACGCCGGAAGCCGTGTTTGGGCTCGAAGCAGAACGCCAACTGACTTCACGACAAAAGGTCAAAGGCAAGTTGGATTACTTCCCCGCATGGGAAGACTTTGCCGACTACCGCCTTGTCGCCGACGTCTCATGGGAAATCCTGCTAGACGGCAGCGAAAACTTGAGCCTGAAGGTTGCCGCGACCGATCGATACGACAGCACGCCTCAGGGGGCTCGGCCGAACGACGTGTACTACTCGCTGCTGTTGCTCTACAAGTTCTAG
- a CDS encoding prenyltransferase/squalene oxidase repeat-containing protein: MNSSLITRARTALDTIRQVLLDERVEGGHWEGRLSSSALSTATAVSAMSAVICSGKQFDDDLLSLVARGISHLREAQNDDGGYGDTDRSHSNIATSYLVLAASSLSKQAIGEGLSESSLTKLQSYIDASGGIDGLRRRYGKDKTFVVPILSNLAIAGLVPWKDVPSLPFEAAAFPQSMYRWLQMPVVSYAVPALVAIGQAKHVHHPTWFLPWRWLRAGLVERTLEVLGRMQPESGGYLEATPLTAFVVMSLASSGRADHRVCDHGLRFLKDSMREDGSWPIDTNLATWVTSLSIAALRSDPLDDGHWFSDEMLQWMLSCQHQVRHPFTGAEPGGWGWTDLTGAVPDGDDTPAAILAIESVKTLASTSLNEDMRTAVEKGVAWLRGLQNRDGGMPTFCRGWGKLPFDRSSTDLTAHAMRAIATAPMSSEDASVVARGRQFLIRSQQADGSWLPLWFGNQDREHEDNPIYGTAKVLLASTSENLREWQSACDRAADYLVGCQNSDGGWGGGPSVSYGDGGGSTIEESALAVEGLLHYSRFRSENDRVLGSGDNGQTIRLQAAIISGVEFLVRAIEQQNFRVPWPIGFYFAKLWYHERLYPIIFTTSALGQFLASPMAHLTDDAATTNAELIPKSLHD; encoded by the coding sequence ATGAATAGTTCGCTAATCACCCGTGCACGCACTGCACTCGATACGATTCGCCAAGTGCTGTTGGACGAGCGTGTTGAGGGTGGACACTGGGAAGGCAGGCTTTCCAGTTCAGCACTGAGTACTGCGACGGCCGTGAGTGCTATGTCCGCAGTGATTTGCAGCGGGAAGCAGTTTGATGATGATCTCTTGTCGCTAGTGGCTCGCGGAATCTCGCACTTGCGAGAGGCGCAGAACGACGACGGCGGTTACGGAGACACCGATCGAAGTCACTCGAACATCGCGACAAGTTACTTAGTCCTAGCGGCATCCTCGCTAAGCAAACAAGCTATCGGTGAAGGTCTAAGTGAATCGTCGCTAACGAAATTGCAAAGCTACATCGATGCAAGCGGAGGCATCGACGGGCTCCGTCGTCGTTACGGCAAGGACAAAACGTTCGTGGTCCCCATCTTGTCAAACCTTGCGATCGCGGGACTGGTGCCTTGGAAGGATGTTCCTTCTCTTCCATTTGAAGCCGCTGCCTTCCCGCAGTCGATGTATCGCTGGTTGCAAATGCCCGTGGTCAGCTACGCGGTGCCGGCGTTGGTTGCGATTGGGCAAGCCAAGCATGTGCATCACCCCACTTGGTTTTTGCCGTGGCGATGGTTGCGAGCGGGATTGGTAGAGCGAACGCTCGAAGTGCTCGGGCGTATGCAACCCGAAAGCGGCGGCTACTTAGAAGCAACTCCGCTCACTGCGTTCGTCGTGATGAGTTTGGCTTCATCGGGCAGAGCTGATCACCGCGTTTGCGATCACGGGCTTCGTTTTCTCAAAGATTCGATGCGGGAGGATGGATCCTGGCCCATCGATACCAATTTGGCTACTTGGGTTACTTCGCTTTCGATTGCCGCGCTGCGCAGTGATCCGCTTGATGATGGTCACTGGTTCAGTGACGAAATGCTTCAATGGATGCTGAGTTGTCAGCACCAAGTTCGGCATCCTTTCACCGGAGCGGAGCCAGGCGGTTGGGGTTGGACGGATTTGACTGGTGCTGTTCCCGACGGCGACGATACTCCCGCAGCCATTCTGGCGATTGAATCGGTGAAGACGCTGGCGTCGACTTCGTTGAATGAGGACATGCGGACCGCTGTTGAAAAGGGGGTGGCTTGGCTTCGGGGGCTGCAGAATCGCGATGGTGGGATGCCCACGTTTTGCAGAGGTTGGGGGAAGCTTCCGTTCGATAGAAGCAGTACCGATCTGACCGCTCACGCGATGCGAGCGATCGCAACTGCTCCTATGTCCAGCGAAGACGCATCGGTGGTCGCTCGCGGTCGACAATTTTTGATTCGTTCGCAGCAAGCGGACGGTTCGTGGCTGCCGCTTTGGTTTGGAAACCAGGACCGCGAACACGAGGACAATCCGATTTATGGAACCGCCAAAGTATTACTGGCTTCGACGAGCGAAAATCTTCGGGAATGGCAATCGGCGTGTGACCGAGCGGCGGACTACTTGGTCGGATGCCAGAATTCCGATGGTGGATGGGGGGGCGGACCGTCGGTTTCTTACGGGGATGGTGGGGGATCAACGATTGAGGAAAGTGCGCTGGCTGTGGAAGGGCTGCTGCATTATTCGCGATTTCGGTCAGAAAACGACAGAGTTTTGGGATCCGGCGACAACGGGCAAACGATACGCTTACAAGCGGCTATAATCAGCGGCGTGGAATTCTTGGTCCGAGCGATCGAGCAGCAAAATTTTCGTGTCCCATGGCCGATCGGCTTCTATTTCGCGAAACTTTGGTACCACGAACGACTTTACCCCATCATCTTCACCACATCGGCGCTCGGTCAGTTCTTGGCCTCACCGATGGCCCACCTTACTGATGATGCAGCAACTACGAACGCTGAATTGATTCCGAAGAGCCTTCACGATTGA
- the fusA gene encoding elongation factor G, with translation MSLANTRNIGISAHIDSGKTTLSERILYYTGRIHKIEDVRGDGDGATMDHMDLERERGITITSAATSVEWKGHKINLIDTPGHVDFTVEVERSLRVLDGAVLVLCSVGGVQSQSITVDRQMKRYQVPRVAFVNKMDRTGANPYKVCQQLRDKLQADAFMMQIPIGAEDNFKGVVDLIKMVAYTHEGTEGETVVEGPIPDDLKDEAEEKRMEMLEALSMYDDTLMEMLLSEELPTEEEIYKIARQAVLNGATPVYLGSAFKNKGVQPLLDAINRFLPSPLDREIHGRDPSDESVRIPLTPDPKDKFVGMAFKITDDQFGQLSFMRVYQGTIEKGGTYVNQRTGKSERFSRIVRMHSDKREEIDKASAGDIIAVMGIDSASGDTYCAERDQCTLESMFVPDPVIKVAVEPKNRGDADKMSKALLRFRKEDPTFRVFSDEETGEILISGMGELHLDVYVERIRREYGVDIQVGAPKVSYRESPTRAVEFDYKHKKQSGGSGQYAHIKGTLSPIESDSEDSFEFEDKVVGGRIPKQFIPAVEKGFRDSLSKGPVAEYPVVGTRIELLDGSYHDVDSSEKSFYTAAQGCFREYFKQAGPKLLEPIMKVEIECPESFQGSVVGDVTKRRGIMSASDVDNGVCVIVAEVPLAETFGYATDLRSMTQGQGTFTMELATYNQVPSNIQEDIIEQKRKAQLVGAK, from the coding sequence ATGAGTCTGGCGAATACGCGAAATATCGGGATCAGTGCCCACATCGACTCGGGCAAAACAACGCTCAGCGAGCGGATCCTTTACTACACCGGACGGATTCACAAGATCGAGGACGTTCGCGGTGACGGTGACGGAGCCACGATGGATCACATGGATCTTGAGCGTGAGCGTGGCATTACGATTACCTCGGCCGCAACGTCGGTCGAATGGAAGGGTCACAAGATCAACCTGATCGACACGCCCGGACACGTTGACTTCACGGTTGAAGTGGAACGCTCGTTGCGCGTTCTTGACGGAGCCGTTTTGGTGTTGTGCAGCGTCGGTGGCGTTCAGTCGCAGTCGATTACCGTTGACCGCCAAATGAAGCGTTACCAGGTTCCTCGTGTTGCATTTGTCAACAAGATGGACCGCACCGGTGCGAATCCCTACAAGGTTTGCCAACAACTTCGCGACAAGCTGCAAGCTGACGCGTTCATGATGCAGATTCCGATCGGTGCCGAAGACAACTTCAAGGGCGTCGTCGACCTGATCAAGATGGTCGCTTACACCCACGAAGGCACCGAAGGTGAAACCGTCGTTGAGGGTCCGATTCCAGACGACTTGAAGGACGAAGCCGAAGAAAAGCGAATGGAAATGCTCGAAGCACTCTCCATGTACGACGACACGTTGATGGAGATGCTGCTTTCGGAAGAATTGCCTACCGAAGAAGAGATCTACAAGATCGCCCGTCAAGCTGTGCTTAACGGAGCAACCCCGGTTTATCTTGGCAGTGCGTTCAAGAACAAGGGTGTTCAGCCCTTGCTCGACGCCATCAATCGTTTCCTCCCGAGCCCACTCGATCGCGAAATTCACGGTCGCGACCCTTCGGACGAATCAGTTCGCATTCCTTTGACGCCAGATCCCAAGGACAAGTTTGTTGGAATGGCGTTCAAGATCACCGACGACCAATTCGGGCAGCTCTCGTTCATGCGTGTTTACCAAGGCACCATCGAAAAGGGTGGCACTTATGTCAATCAGCGTACGGGCAAGAGCGAGCGTTTCAGCCGCATCGTTCGTATGCACAGTGACAAGCGTGAAGAAATCGACAAGGCCAGTGCCGGCGACATCATCGCCGTGATGGGCATCGATTCGGCTTCGGGTGATACTTATTGTGCCGAGCGAGATCAGTGCACGCTTGAATCGATGTTCGTGCCCGATCCTGTGATCAAGGTTGCGGTTGAACCTAAGAATCGTGGTGATGCCGACAAGATGAGCAAGGCGTTGCTGCGTTTCCGCAAGGAAGACCCTACGTTCCGCGTGTTCAGCGACGAAGAGACTGGCGAAATCCTGATTAGCGGAATGGGCGAATTGCACCTCGACGTGTACGTCGAACGTATCCGCCGCGAATATGGCGTCGACATCCAAGTCGGTGCTCCTAAGGTTAGCTACCGCGAAAGTCCAACCCGTGCAGTTGAGTTTGATTACAAGCACAAGAAGCAATCGGGTGGTTCGGGTCAGTACGCTCACATCAAGGGAACGCTATCGCCAATCGAATCGGACAGCGAAGACAGCTTCGAGTTCGAAGACAAGGTCGTTGGTGGTCGTATTCCTAAGCAGTTCATCCCTGCTGTGGAAAAGGGTTTCCGCGACAGTCTCAGCAAGGGACCTGTGGCCGAGTACCCCGTGGTGGGAACTCGCATCGAGTTGCTTGACGGTAGCTACCACGACGTTGACTCGTCGGAAAAGTCGTTCTACACCGCTGCTCAAGGTTGTTTCCGCGAGTACTTCAAGCAAGCTGGACCTAAGTTGCTTGAGCCAATCATGAAGGTCGAAATCGAGTGCCCCGAGTCGTTCCAAGGTTCGGTGGTGGGTGACGTTACTAAGCGTCGCGGTATCATGTCGGCTTCCGACGTCGACAACGGCGTGTGTGTCATCGTCGCCGAAGTGCCTTTGGCTGAAACCTTCGGCTACGCGACGGACCTGCGTTCGATGACCCAGGGTCAAGGGACGTTCACGATGGAGCTTGCGACTTACAACCAAGTCCCATCGAACATCCAGGAAGACATCATTGAGCAGAAGCGAAAGGCTCAATTGGTGGGAGCTAAGTAA
- a CDS encoding HpcH/HpaI aldolase family protein codes for MNHPKNFRDRFRDGDSLGGFQLTSMSPHWPKFLKGKIDFIFIDCEHHCFSRDQVAWLCTAYRAAGIAPVVRILEPRAALVRAAIDDGAEAVVVPYVESVDQVREIAAAAKLRPIQGERAASAMRGNPLDHEMQVVSDRHCGDVGLILQIESETAVDRCTDLIEVHGVDGVLVGPFDLTATLGCLNDHSNPIFIQLAKKVAHECRSAGLGAGIYFAESPEKERKAGEWGYNLLVHGCDWSLIGEALSLRQPSGSR; via the coding sequence ATGAATCATCCTAAGAATTTTCGAGATCGGTTTCGCGACGGCGATTCGCTTGGTGGCTTTCAGCTCACCAGTATGTCACCGCATTGGCCTAAGTTTTTGAAAGGCAAAATCGACTTCATCTTCATTGATTGTGAGCATCATTGTTTCAGTCGCGATCAGGTGGCATGGTTGTGCACTGCCTATCGAGCGGCTGGAATTGCACCGGTCGTTCGCATCTTGGAACCTCGCGCGGCTTTGGTTCGCGCCGCGATCGACGATGGTGCCGAAGCTGTTGTCGTTCCCTATGTTGAGTCAGTTGACCAGGTTCGTGAAATTGCCGCAGCGGCGAAACTGCGACCCATTCAAGGCGAACGTGCGGCTTCGGCCATGCGTGGCAATCCTCTCGATCACGAAATGCAAGTCGTCTCGGATCGTCATTGCGGCGATGTTGGATTGATTCTTCAAATTGAAAGTGAAACCGCCGTCGATCGTTGCACGGACCTGATCGAAGTGCATGGAGTCGATGGAGTTTTGGTGGGACCATTCGATCTGACGGCAACCCTGGGCTGCTTGAACGATCATTCCAATCCTATCTTCATCCAGTTGGCGAAGAAGGTTGCTCATGAATGCCGATCCGCTGGGTTAGGCGCCGGAATATACTTTGCCGAAAGTCCCGAGAAAGAACGGAAGGCCGGCGAGTGGGGTTACAACCTGTTGGTTCACGGGTGTGATTGGTCGTTGATTGGCGAGGCGCTTTCGCTGCGTCAACCAAGTGGTTCGCGATGA
- a CDS encoding sugar phosphate isomerase/epimerase family protein, producing MKRRQFLNQSLCLSSMAFVAGSGGQSLLAREPIVRSGPPRFQLSLAAYSLRDYFEFNKGKRKPPRGDGPAIDMLGFLDYCVEHGFDAAELTSYFFPSDADDDYFRELKRQAFIRGMAISGTAIGNNFTVGKGENLDREIADAIAWIDKAALLGAPHIRFFAGTGWEVANHPKRIDEAIDALNVCAAHAASRGIFLGIENHGNLTVTQMLEIMKRVDSPWVGMNLDTGNFFSDTPYRDLVKCVPYAVNVQVKLTMQTPDKKRYPADLDRIGRILRYGGYQGFVVLEYEEDQPYQEIPGATEKLRQALSRQ from the coding sequence ATGAAACGCCGACAATTCTTAAACCAGAGCCTGTGTTTGTCCTCGATGGCCTTCGTTGCCGGGTCGGGTGGGCAAAGTCTGCTTGCTCGCGAACCGATCGTTCGTTCCGGGCCGCCCAGATTTCAATTGAGTTTGGCTGCCTATTCGTTGCGTGATTACTTTGAATTCAACAAAGGAAAACGCAAACCCCCTCGCGGCGATGGTCCCGCGATCGATATGCTCGGCTTTCTTGATTACTGCGTCGAGCATGGTTTCGATGCCGCAGAGCTGACCAGCTACTTTTTCCCAAGTGATGCCGACGACGACTATTTCCGCGAACTCAAGCGTCAGGCGTTCATACGCGGTATGGCAATATCAGGAACAGCGATCGGAAACAATTTCACCGTTGGCAAAGGCGAAAACCTTGACCGTGAGATTGCCGATGCGATCGCGTGGATCGACAAAGCAGCTTTGCTCGGTGCGCCCCACATTCGGTTCTTTGCTGGTACCGGATGGGAAGTGGCCAACCATCCCAAAAGAATAGACGAAGCTATCGATGCACTAAACGTTTGCGCCGCGCATGCCGCTTCCCGAGGAATTTTCTTAGGAATCGAAAACCATGGCAACCTGACTGTGACACAGATGCTTGAGATCATGAAACGAGTCGACAGCCCTTGGGTCGGCATGAACCTGGACACCGGCAACTTCTTCTCGGACACGCCCTATCGTGATTTGGTGAAGTGCGTTCCCTACGCAGTCAATGTCCAGGTTAAACTCACGATGCAGACCCCAGATAAGAAACGGTATCCAGCGGACCTGGACCGCATCGGCCGGATTCTTCGCTACGGTGGCTACCAAGGATTTGTCGTTTTGGAATATGAAGAAGACCAGCCTTATCAAGAGATCCCCGGCGCGACCGAGAAGCTTCGACAAGCATTGAGCCGCCAATAG
- a CDS encoding acyltransferase family protein: protein MDQSVAPPRERRTKLNTLQVLRAVAALAVLVFHASDISRVLGFTDGPHPVLLHLGPLGVNLFFVLSGFIIYYVHGKDIGIADRARNYTWRRFSRVWPLYAFITLANTVAELAVGGPFEGGRILSSLLFLDAKPVVNVGWTLVHEAFFYAMFGAAIVGGRKFAASLVVGFCALAIFAQLSSDETDSLYHWVFSAQKWYFVTGLGLACVFANQLQLGDAKASKRFGIGLFAALFVCSIIALPFGSLATRMGWHLMVALAIAACVGLLVFCETRFNLWLPRSLVYIGNASYSLYLVHSSVQYHLMKIASKISPALTSDHLLFTLVVVSFVAILAGILCYELVEKRLMKWFR from the coding sequence ATGGACCAATCCGTTGCCCCGCCACGCGAACGACGCACAAAGCTCAACACGCTTCAGGTTCTGCGTGCCGTAGCCGCGCTCGCGGTGCTTGTGTTCCATGCCAGCGACATTTCTCGGGTGCTCGGCTTCACGGACGGTCCGCATCCCGTGTTGCTTCACTTGGGCCCTTTGGGAGTGAACCTGTTTTTCGTTCTCAGTGGGTTCATTATCTACTACGTCCACGGCAAGGACATTGGGATTGCTGATCGGGCACGAAACTACACTTGGCGAAGGTTTTCGAGGGTGTGGCCGTTGTACGCGTTCATCACACTGGCAAACACAGTCGCCGAGCTCGCCGTGGGTGGACCGTTCGAAGGCGGCAGGATCCTATCGAGTTTGCTTTTTCTAGACGCGAAGCCTGTGGTCAATGTGGGTTGGACTCTGGTTCACGAGGCATTCTTCTATGCCATGTTTGGGGCAGCCATTGTCGGAGGACGAAAGTTTGCAGCCTCGCTAGTCGTTGGCTTTTGCGCACTTGCGATATTCGCTCAATTGTCTAGCGACGAAACGGATTCGCTTTACCACTGGGTCTTCTCGGCGCAAAAGTGGTACTTTGTGACGGGCCTTGGACTTGCCTGCGTGTTCGCAAACCAATTGCAATTAGGCGACGCTAAGGCGTCGAAGCGATTTGGAATCGGATTGTTCGCGGCACTGTTCGTTTGCTCAATCATTGCATTGCCGTTCGGCTCACTAGCGACGCGAATGGGGTGGCACTTGATGGTGGCGCTCGCAATTGCCGCTTGTGTTGGACTCTTAGTGTTTTGCGAAACGAGATTCAATTTGTGGCTTCCCCGATCATTGGTCTACATCGGGAACGCGTCGTACTCTCTGTACTTAGTCCACTCGTCCGTGCAATATCACCTCATGAAGATCGCTTCGAAGATCTCGCCAGCGCTGACGAGTGATCACCTACTTTTCACTTTGGTAGTGGTAAGCTTCGTCGCCATTCTGGCTGGAATCTTGTGTTATGAACTCGTCGAAAAGCGACTGATGAAGTGGTTTCGCTAG
- a CDS encoding SDR family NAD(P)-dependent oxidoreductase: MTRWPGLLQFRLDNQVAIITGGSKGLGEAMAAGLASAGSNICLVSRHGAEAEQAAKRILDEYDVKAIGVAADVTQEADVQRLMATARESFGCVDILINNAGVNIRGSIEELTLEEFRRVQSVNVEGMWLCAKHVISLMKEQGQGRIINLASTLGLVGLANRTPYTSSKGAVVQMTRALALELAPQKITVNAICPGPFLTPMNVPIAETDEAKQFIIGATALNRWGDLKEIQGAAIFLASEAASYVTGSMLCVDGGWTAR, translated from the coding sequence ATGACTCGTTGGCCTGGCCTTTTACAGTTTCGTCTCGACAATCAAGTTGCCATTATCACGGGAGGCTCTAAGGGGCTCGGCGAAGCGATGGCGGCAGGGCTTGCCTCGGCGGGCTCGAACATTTGTCTGGTCAGTCGTCATGGTGCCGAAGCTGAGCAAGCCGCGAAACGGATTTTGGACGAGTACGACGTCAAAGCGATCGGTGTGGCAGCCGACGTGACGCAAGAAGCCGACGTTCAGCGCCTGATGGCGACCGCCCGGGAATCTTTCGGCTGTGTCGACATCCTAATCAACAATGCAGGAGTCAATATTCGCGGCTCTATCGAAGAACTTACGCTCGAAGAGTTCCGGCGTGTTCAAAGTGTAAACGTCGAAGGCATGTGGCTTTGCGCAAAGCATGTGATTTCGCTGATGAAAGAGCAAGGTCAAGGGAGAATCATCAACCTCGCCAGCACGCTCGGGTTGGTCGGACTTGCCAATCGCACTCCCTACACATCTAGCAAAGGAGCTGTGGTGCAAATGACCAGGGCGCTCGCACTAGAGCTTGCCCCGCAAAAAATTACCGTCAACGCGATATGTCCTGGGCCTTTTCTGACTCCCATGAATGTTCCCATTGCAGAAACGGACGAAGCGAAACAATTCATCATCGGAGCAACGGCCTTGAATCGTTGGGGTGATCTGAAAGAAATTCAAGGGGCGGCGATCTTCTTGGCCAGCGAAGCAGCAAGCTATGTCACCGGCAGCATGTTATGCGTTGATGGAGGTTGGACGGCACGATGA
- a CDS encoding polyprenyl synthetase family protein — protein MSIDVTDSNGTSRQTSRRKTSHLKDVPETLELRESLRDRCIDVASRLDHRSPMNKDQMEQVARRMIEEADLPEGYLGWLMVMLSSAFWKDALAAVPPERRLFLLPHCLKHAEGCPAEYDQFGMNCKECGACSIADFRGLAEDMGYRVLVAEGSPVVMKIIVGGYVDAVVGVACLNVLEKAIDKVLLAGIPCMAVPLLSSDCRNTKVDEAWVNDMIRTPYIPAKQQTRSYVHLMRAAGDMFENESLNQLAPRVRSQVELTDQAVTLETIESMDAIAATEHISYDFLARGGKHSRPFITLAAYDAMSGGEATGPESEKAIHAIPASVKRAALSIETFHKASLVHDDIEDDDAYRYGQLAVHRRFGLPTAINVGDYLIGLGYRLLSRLDADDPVPADVRADLVDNLAAAHLRLSEGQGAELIWRDAKDRSLTPLDALKIYALKTSPAFEAALTSGMRLAGDVTPYLDAIRTFSRNMGVAFQIINDLNDWIGDSDNKVNLGGDIIGGRPTLLWALALETLSPSDREQLLRLIDPSSQSSDELRVASIRRLYDKAGVFETALTLVDKHQARAEKVADEIDVEPLRRLLYFLVDTVLERPTMPSPPVVSLGIVAPMQTPIEK, from the coding sequence TTGTCCATCGACGTTACTGATTCCAACGGCACTTCTCGACAAACGTCACGCCGCAAAACAAGCCATCTCAAGGACGTTCCGGAAACACTGGAACTTCGTGAATCGCTGCGCGACCGATGCATCGATGTCGCATCGCGCCTCGACCACCGTTCGCCGATGAACAAGGACCAGATGGAACAGGTCGCTCGGCGGATGATCGAGGAAGCCGATCTGCCCGAAGGTTACCTGGGTTGGTTAATGGTGATGTTAAGCAGCGCGTTTTGGAAAGATGCGCTCGCTGCGGTACCGCCCGAGCGTCGTTTGTTCCTGTTGCCGCATTGTCTTAAACACGCCGAAGGTTGTCCGGCCGAGTACGATCAGTTCGGCATGAATTGTAAGGAATGTGGCGCCTGCAGCATTGCTGATTTTCGTGGTCTCGCCGAAGACATGGGCTACCGAGTTTTGGTCGCCGAGGGATCACCCGTGGTGATGAAGATCATTGTCGGCGGGTACGTCGATGCGGTGGTTGGCGTTGCCTGTCTCAACGTACTTGAAAAAGCGATCGACAAAGTTTTGCTTGCCGGTATCCCGTGCATGGCGGTGCCGTTGTTGTCGAGTGACTGCCGTAACACTAAGGTCGATGAGGCCTGGGTCAATGACATGATCCGTACGCCGTACATTCCCGCTAAGCAGCAAACACGCAGCTATGTCCACTTGATGCGTGCGGCGGGAGACATGTTTGAAAACGAATCCCTCAATCAACTCGCTCCGCGTGTCCGATCGCAAGTGGAATTGACCGATCAAGCTGTCACACTCGAAACGATCGAGTCGATGGACGCAATCGCGGCGACGGAACATATCTCGTATGACTTCTTGGCTCGCGGTGGCAAGCATTCGCGTCCGTTCATCACGCTTGCTGCGTACGACGCGATGTCCGGCGGTGAGGCAACCGGGCCGGAATCCGAGAAAGCGATTCACGCGATCCCAGCTTCCGTCAAACGTGCGGCATTGAGCATTGAAACGTTCCACAAGGCCAGCTTGGTACACGACGATATCGAGGATGACGACGCCTATCGTTACGGTCAGCTTGCGGTTCATCGCCGTTTCGGACTTCCTACGGCCATCAATGTTGGTGACTATTTGATCGGGCTTGGTTATCGGTTGCTGTCTCGACTGGACGCCGATGACCCCGTTCCCGCAGACGTTCGCGCTGATTTGGTGGACAATCTTGCGGCGGCGCACTTGCGATTGTCTGAAGGTCAGGGTGCAGAATTGATTTGGCGGGATGCGAAGGATCGCAGTTTAACACCGCTCGATGCACTCAAGATCTATGCGTTGAAGACCTCTCCGGCGTTTGAAGCTGCTTTGACCAGCGGCATGCGGTTGGCTGGCGACGTGACTCCGTACTTGGACGCCATACGCACCTTTAGTCGCAACATGGGCGTTGCGTTTCAGATCATCAATGACCTCAATGACTGGATTGGTGATTCGGACAACAAGGTCAACCTTGGTGGTGATATCATCGGTGGTCGACCGACGTTGTTGTGGGCGTTGGCGCTGGAAACGCTCTCGCCGTCTGATCGGGAACAGTTGTTGCGACTGATTGACCCGAGTTCGCAATCGAGCGACGAACTACGCGTCGCATCGATCCGCCGACTTTACGACAAAGCTGGGGTCTTCGAGACCGCGCTGACGTTGGTCGACAAACACCAAGCTCGCGCCGAAAAAGTGGCGGATGAAATCGATGTCGAACCATTACGTCGATTGCTGTACTTTTTAGTCGACACGGTACTCGAACGTCCCACGATGCCGTCACCGCCGGTTGTTAGTCTCGGCATTGTGGCACCCATGCAAACACCCATCGAGAAATAG